The genomic DNA GTTCTTCGCCGCCCTCGTGGGCGCGTTCCTCGTGCTGCGCCTCGGCGCTCAGGTCTGGCCCCCGCCCTTACAGCCGCGCCTGCCCGTGGAAGTGACCGGCGTCAACACCGCCATCCTGCTGCTCAGCGGCGCCACGATGGCCCTCGCCCTCAGGGCGATCGGCCGGGGGAACCAGGCGGGGCTCTCCCGCTATCTCGGCGGCACGGCCGTGCTCGGGGCGGTCTTTCTCGCCGTGCAGGGGTACGAGTGGACGCGGCTCGTGCACTTCGGCCTCACGGCATCCTCGGGGACCTACGGGGCCACCTTCTACACGCTGGTCGGCGTCCATGGCGCCCACGTGCTCGGCGCCCTCATCTGGCTGTCGCTGGTGCTGGTCGCCGCGCGGCGCGGCCGGTTCTCGACCCGGACTCACGTCCCCGTCACGCTGTGCGGGATGTTCTGGTTCTTCGTGGTTTTCCTCTGGCCGGTGCTGTACGTGCTCGTGTACCTGCGGTGAGACCATGAAGGCTTGGAGGGGGAGCGGACAGTGAGCCAGGTCGAGACGATGCATCCCGGCACGGAGCCGGCGGAGTCGCCCCTCACCCCCGAGAGCTGGGGGAAGCTGGGCATGTGGATCTTCCTCGCGGGCGACGCCATGGGGTTCGGCGTGCTCCTGTGCGCCTACGGAGCCATGCGCTACGGCAGCGCCGACTGGCCCAACCCGTACCAGCGTCTCGGCATCAACCTGACCGCCTTCATGACGTTCCTCCTGATCTGCTCCAGCGTCACCATGGTCAAAGGGCTCGAAGGGGTCAAGAACGGGAAGCGGGGGATCGCCCAGATCTATCTGCTCCTCACCGTCATCGGAGGCTTGGGCTTCCTCTCGCTTCAGGCCTACGAGTGGACCAAGCTGATCGGCGAGGGGCTGAAGATCTTCGGGAACCCCTGGGGCGCGTCCCTCTTCGGCACGACGTTTTTCATCATCACGGGGTTCC from Candidatus Methylomirabilota bacterium includes the following:
- a CDS encoding heme-copper oxidase subunit III gives rise to the protein FFAALVGAFLVLRLGAQVWPPPLQPRLPVEVTGVNTAILLLSGATMALALRAIGRGNQAGLSRYLGGTAVLGAVFLAVQGYEWTRLVHFGLTASSGTYGATFYTLVGVHGAHVLGALIWLSLVLVAARRGRFSTRTHVPVTLCGMFWFFVVFLWPVLYVLVYLR
- a CDS encoding cytochrome c oxidase subunit 3 yields the protein MSQVETMHPGTEPAESPLTPESWGKLGMWIFLAGDAMGFGVLLCAYGAMRYGSADWPNPYQRLGINLTAFMTFLLICSSVTMVKGLEGVKNGKRGIAQIYLLLTVIGGLGFLSLQAYEWTKLIGEGLKIFGNPWGASLFGTTFFIITGFHGMHVTGGVIYLSVMLALVSKPTTALGTGWTYNVVEISGLYWHFVDLVWIMVFTFIYLL